A single Inediibacterium massiliense DNA region contains:
- a CDS encoding exodeoxyribonuclease III yields the protein MKIYSWNVNGIRAVQKKGFVEWVQSEEPDILCIQETKANVEQLEDTLIHIKGYYSYFHSAKRKGYSGVAVYTKEKPKFVHEKIGIDKFDEEGRILILEYECFTLLNIYFPNGQKDDERLSYKLEFYDFILEYCEKLKKQGKKLVICGDYNTAHKDIDLKNPKANEDRSGFLPIERAWIDKFISYGYIDTFRYIYPETIKYSWWSYRFNARKNNAGWRIDYHFVSDNLINKVKDAQILNEVEGSDHCPVTIDLDL from the coding sequence ATGAAAATTTATTCTTGGAATGTAAATGGAATAAGGGCTGTTCAAAAAAAAGGATTTGTAGAGTGGGTGCAAAGTGAAGAGCCTGATATTTTATGTATACAAGAAACGAAAGCAAATGTTGAGCAATTAGAGGACACACTTATTCATATTAAAGGATATTATTCATATTTTCATAGTGCCAAAAGAAAAGGATATAGTGGAGTAGCTGTTTATACAAAAGAAAAACCTAAATTTGTACATGAGAAAATAGGAATTGATAAATTTGATGAAGAAGGAAGAATTCTTATTTTAGAATATGAGTGTTTTACACTTCTTAATATTTATTTTCCAAATGGACAAAAAGATGATGAAAGACTTTCTTACAAATTAGAGTTTTATGATTTTATTTTAGAGTATTGTGAGAAACTAAAAAAACAAGGGAAAAAGTTAGTCATTTGTGGAGATTATAATACAGCACATAAAGACATAGATTTAAAAAATCCAAAAGCTAATGAAGATCGATCAGGATTTTTACCTATTGAAAGAGCATGGATTGATAAATTTATCTCTTATGGATACATAGATACTTTTAGATATATTTATCCAGAGACAATAAAATATTCTTGGTGGAGTTATAGATTTAACGCACGAAAAAATAATGCTGGATGGAGAATCGATTATCATTTTGTATCAGATAATTTGATCAATAAAGTAAAAGATGCACAAATTCTAAATGAGGTAGAAGGATCAGACCATTGTCCTGTAACAATTGATTTAGATCTATAA